In Oryzias latipes chromosome 15, ASM223467v1, the following proteins share a genomic window:
- the LOC101167643 gene encoding apoptosis-inducing factor 2-like gives MGGQVSIPEGVHVVVVGGGFAGIAAARQLKSRGVPFTLIDMKEAFHHNLAALRASVQPGFAQRTFIPFAKTFGSSFVQGRVEHVDPERQAVFLQGGREIQYSHLILCTGTSGTFPGKVNAVSSLEASVQKYEELVEQIQAADSVLVIGGGSTGVEMAAEIKTEYPEKKVVLINSRIGLADPVMMPSIRQQVKEVLLEKGVELLLGQKVSRMSELQLNKTQKNMKVSTERGETLTTDLIICCTGLKINSAAYSLGLMSSMADSGALRVNQYLQVHGFSNIFAVGDCSDTQKPKTAYLAGLQAAVAVTNILNSLRGAELKVYSTGNVTMLVAIGRNDGVGQFNGYRLPRFLVTLGKSRDLLLWKSWKEMQQTQP, from the exons ATGGGGGGACAGGTCTCCATACCAGAGGGTGTCCACGTGGTGGTGGTGGGCGGAGGATTTGCAGGCATAGCAGCAGCACGGCAGCTGAAATCTCGGGGGGTTCCATTCACTCTGATCGACATGAAAGAGGCGTTTCATCACAACTTGGCTGCGCTCAGAGCATCCGTGCAGCCGG GCTTTGCTCAAAGGACCTTTATCCCGTTTGCTAAGACGTTTGGATCCAGCTTCGTTCAAGGCCGCGTGGAGCATGTGGACCCGGAGCGGCAGGCTGTGTTTCTGCAGGGTGGAAGG GAAATCCAGTATTCCCACCTCATCCTGTGCACCGGCACCAGTGGTACATTTCCTGGGAAGGTCAATGCAGTGTCATCGTTGGAAGCCAGCGTGCAGAAATACGAGGAACTGGTGGAACAG ATCCAGGCAGCAGACTCGGTTCTGGTGATTGGGGGCGGGTCGACCGGTGTGGAGATGGCTGCTGAGATCAAGACGGAGTATCCAGAGAAGAAG GTGGTTCTGATTAATTCCAGAATTGGACTGGCTGACCCAGTGATGATGCCTAGCATCAGACAGCAGGTCAAAGAGGTTCTTCTGGAGAAGGGGGTGGAGCTCCTGCTGG GACAAAAAGTAAGCCGAATGTCGGAGCTGCAACTCAACAAGACCCAGAAGAACATGAAGGTGAGCACGGAAAGAGGCGAGACGCTGACCACAGACTTGATCATCTGCTGCACTGGACTCAAGATCAACTCTGCTGCCTATAGCTTGGGTCTCA TGAGCAGCATGGCTGACAGTGGAGCTCTGAGGGTAAACCAGTATCTGCAGGTCCATGGATTCTCCAACATCTTTGCTGTGGGTGACTGCAGTGACACACAAAAGCCCAAGACAGCGTACCTCGCTGGGCTCCAGGCTGCTGTTGCCGTCACCAACATCCTCAACAGTCTAAGGGGGGCAGAGCTCAAAGTGTACAGCACAG GTAATGTCACCATGCTGGTGGCGATTGGCAGGAATGACGGCGTGGGTCAGTTCAACGGTTACAGGCTGCCTCGCTTCCTCGTGACCCTGGGGAAAAGCCGCGACCTGCTGTTGTGGAAGAGCTGGAAGGAAATGCAACAGACCCAGCCCTGA